One genomic segment of Natrononativus amylolyticus includes these proteins:
- a CDS encoding MBL fold metallo-hydrolase codes for MVTTLTAERLAELQDEGAEFALVDTRPEESFEAWHVQGARNFPFGPEEEFEENGQLEELRELVGDTERIVTICAKGLSSGNLATQLESATDEFEVRAVEGGMKGWSGVYAHVEIDLGEGVTAVQVQRRAKGCLGYVVGGETGEAVVVDPTEDLEEFETAATEHDLTIQGVIDTHVHADHLSGSRQLADELDVPYYLGEWATERDVEFEYTPLARNEVLEVGDLEVKALYTPGHTSEMITPLVDDRALLTADTLHVDSTGRTELEFSEDEGEEGARMLYESLHRTILAEPEGLVVLPGHVEVTSEGEFGHGSPGEPIATTVRDARTGIDLLALEEDAFVERMADAGEEPANFEEIIELNRGAREEPPEDRVELELGPNNCSA; via the coding sequence ATGGTCACTACACTCACCGCCGAGCGGCTCGCCGAACTGCAGGACGAGGGCGCGGAGTTCGCGCTGGTCGACACCCGCCCGGAAGAGAGCTTCGAGGCGTGGCACGTACAGGGCGCGCGCAACTTCCCGTTCGGTCCCGAGGAGGAGTTCGAGGAAAACGGCCAACTCGAGGAGCTGCGGGAGCTCGTCGGCGATACCGAGCGGATCGTCACCATCTGCGCGAAGGGGCTTTCGTCGGGAAACCTCGCGACCCAGCTCGAGTCCGCGACCGACGAGTTCGAAGTCCGGGCCGTCGAGGGCGGCATGAAGGGCTGGAGCGGCGTCTACGCCCACGTCGAGATAGATCTCGGAGAGGGCGTGACGGCCGTTCAGGTCCAGCGCCGGGCGAAGGGCTGTCTGGGCTACGTCGTCGGCGGAGAGACCGGCGAGGCGGTCGTCGTCGATCCCACGGAGGATCTCGAGGAGTTCGAGACCGCCGCCACCGAACACGACCTGACGATCCAGGGGGTGATCGACACGCACGTTCACGCGGACCATCTCTCGGGTAGCCGACAGCTCGCCGACGAGCTCGACGTGCCCTACTACCTGGGCGAGTGGGCCACGGAGCGCGACGTCGAGTTCGAGTACACGCCGCTCGCGCGCAACGAGGTGCTCGAGGTGGGCGACCTCGAGGTGAAGGCGCTGTACACGCCGGGACACACGAGCGAGATGATCACGCCGCTGGTCGACGACCGGGCGCTGCTCACCGCCGATACGCTGCACGTCGACTCGACGGGGCGCACGGAACTCGAGTTCAGCGAGGACGAGGGCGAGGAGGGTGCCAGAATGCTCTACGAGTCGCTCCACCGAACGATCCTCGCGGAGCCGGAGGGGCTCGTCGTCCTGCCGGGCCACGTCGAGGTCACGAGCGAGGGCGAGTTCGGCCACGGCTCGCCGGGCGAACCGATCGCGACGACGGTTCGCGACGCGCGCACGGGAATCGACCTGCTCGCCCTCGAGGAAGACGCGTTCGTCGAGCGGATGGCCGACGCGGGCGAGGAGCCGGCCAACTTCGAGGAGATTATCGAGCTCAACCGGGGCGCACGCGAGGAGCCGCCGGAGGACCGGGTCGAACTCGAGCTGGGGCCGAACAACTGTTCGGCGTAG
- a CDS encoding ABC transporter ATP-binding protein → MSQPAIVASNLEKSFDGEAVLRGASLTVERGELLAVLGPNGVGKSVLFSCLAGSERPSAGTVEVLGTAATERFDRTSFLLQDALCLPRLTGRENVRFYSRLHPSFADEWREYAEVLGLTDDLEKSVGDYSGGMKRKLELVIALSIDVPIYLLDEPTAALDLPTIQEVHALLREKQAAGKTIVLSSHQPMDADIADRLAFVADGRVVATGVADELFDAVPPVVEATLGDAGILSEYVIGGAVFRGDGTVRGFASPNGTVDGLEAIDELAVVSPTYTDLFNYYTNRVEDTTDR, encoded by the coding sequence ATGAGCCAGCCCGCGATCGTCGCGTCGAACCTCGAGAAGTCCTTCGACGGGGAGGCCGTCCTTCGCGGCGCCTCGCTCACCGTCGAGCGGGGCGAACTGCTCGCCGTCCTCGGCCCCAACGGCGTCGGGAAATCGGTGCTCTTCTCGTGTCTGGCGGGAAGCGAACGCCCCTCGGCCGGCACGGTCGAGGTCCTCGGGACGGCGGCGACGGAGCGCTTCGACAGGACGAGCTTCCTTCTCCAGGACGCGCTGTGTCTCCCCCGGCTGACCGGCCGCGAGAACGTTCGCTTCTACAGCCGGCTCCACCCGTCGTTCGCCGACGAGTGGCGCGAGTACGCCGAGGTGCTCGGACTCACCGACGACCTCGAGAAATCCGTCGGGGACTACTCCGGCGGGATGAAGCGCAAGCTCGAACTGGTGATCGCGCTGAGCATCGACGTCCCGATCTACCTCCTCGACGAGCCGACGGCCGCCCTCGACCTCCCGACGATCCAGGAGGTACACGCCCTGCTCCGCGAGAAGCAGGCGGCCGGGAAGACGATCGTGCTCTCGAGCCACCAGCCGATGGACGCCGACATCGCGGACCGGCTCGCGTTCGTCGCGGACGGACGGGTGGTCGCGACCGGCGTCGCCGACGAGCTGTTCGACGCCGTCCCGCCCGTCGTCGAGGCGACGCTGGGGGACGCCGGAATCCTCTCCGAGTACGTGATCGGCGGGGCGGTGTTCCGCGGTGACGGGACCGTTCGCGGGTTCGCATCCCCGAACGGGACGGTGGACGGCCTCGAGGCGATCGACGAACTCGCCGTGGTCTCGCCGACGTACACCGACCTGTTTAACTACTACACGAACCGAGTCGAAGACACGACCGACCGATGA
- a CDS encoding MBL fold metallo-hydrolase, which yields MDIGDVQEVTAGDCSDLYYVDTGMYETAEYGAVYVLDDDRPAVVDTGIGTNYERILDALETVGIDREELEVIAVTHVHLDHAGGAGYLADACPNADVYVPSVGASHLVDPTRLVEGTKAAVGDQWEFYAEPKPVPEDRLVEIEGGDAIDLGTHELRVHEAPGHAPHQVVFSDPANDAVFTADAAGIWVPSLERIRETSPPSQFDLDGCLADLETIAEIDPDVLCYPHFGPREVGDDLESVLEEYERVLTRWVGEVEAAREELADDDAVIEALSRETDVDAVWGERKARAETAMNVRGVLGYLDYRDR from the coding sequence ATGGACATCGGAGACGTTCAGGAAGTTACGGCGGGCGACTGTTCGGACCTCTACTACGTCGATACGGGAATGTACGAGACGGCCGAATACGGCGCGGTCTACGTGCTCGACGACGACCGCCCCGCCGTCGTCGATACCGGGATCGGCACCAACTACGAACGGATCCTCGATGCCCTCGAGACGGTCGGTATCGACCGGGAAGAGCTCGAAGTGATCGCCGTCACGCACGTCCACCTGGATCACGCCGGCGGCGCGGGCTACCTGGCCGATGCGTGCCCGAACGCCGACGTCTACGTGCCGTCGGTCGGCGCCTCCCACCTCGTCGATCCCACCCGGCTCGTGGAGGGGACGAAGGCCGCCGTCGGTGACCAGTGGGAGTTCTACGCCGAGCCGAAGCCGGTCCCCGAAGACCGGCTCGTCGAGATCGAGGGCGGCGACGCCATCGACCTCGGAACCCACGAGCTCCGGGTCCACGAGGCACCCGGCCACGCCCCCCACCAGGTCGTCTTCTCCGACCCCGCAAACGACGCGGTGTTCACCGCCGACGCCGCCGGCATCTGGGTCCCCAGTCTCGAGCGGATCAGGGAGACCTCCCCGCCCTCACAGTTCGACCTGGATGGCTGTCTCGCCGACCTCGAGACGATCGCCGAGATCGACCCCGACGTGCTGTGTTACCCCCATTTCGGCCCGCGTGAGGTCGGCGACGACCTCGAGAGCGTCCTCGAGGAGTACGAGCGCGTGCTCACGCGGTGGGTCGGCGAGGTCGAAGCCGCCCGCGAGGAACTCGCGGACGACGACGCCGTGATCGAGGCGCTCTCGCGCGAGACGGACGTCGACGCGGTCTGGGGCGAGCGCAAGGCCCGTGCCGAGACGGCGATGAACGTCCGCGGGGTCCTCGGCTACCTCGACTACCGGGACCGCTGA
- the serS gene encoding serine--tRNA ligase, producing MLDRTYLRENPEAVGAALDDRGADVDLEAVLALDEKWRNRKKRGDSLRHERNEISSRIGELKQAGDEEAAQEAIEESQSLKAEIENVEEEAAALEAELEAALLEFPQLPDESVPVGADETDNVERRRWGFDDLRELPDEITPHYDLGEELDVIDEARGAKTTGAGFYFLKGDGARLEHALIQFMLDVHREQGYVDVLPPVPVKSTAMRGTGQFPKFVDDAYRLGGSNEDAYDDEDLWLCPTAEVSVTNMYVDEILLDDDLPLKHQAYSPNFRREAGEHGTETRGIVRVHQFNKVELVNFVRPEESGERLESLVGEAEEVLRRLGLPYRILELCTGDLGFASAKTYDIEAWAPGDDMEDGPEEGGRWLEVSSASNFEAFQSRRAGLRYRPERHESAEYLHTLNASGLALPRVMVAILEYYQNEDGTVTIPEALRPYMGGQEVIEGHEKVGESALGAGERE from the coding sequence ATGCTCGACCGGACCTACCTGCGCGAGAACCCCGAGGCGGTCGGCGCGGCCCTCGACGACCGGGGCGCCGACGTCGACCTCGAGGCGGTGCTCGCCCTCGACGAGAAGTGGCGAAACCGCAAGAAGCGAGGCGATAGCCTGCGCCACGAGCGAAACGAGATCAGCTCGCGGATCGGCGAGCTGAAACAGGCCGGCGACGAGGAGGCCGCCCAGGAGGCCATCGAGGAGTCCCAGTCGCTGAAAGCCGAGATCGAGAACGTCGAGGAGGAAGCCGCCGCACTCGAGGCCGAACTCGAGGCGGCCTTGCTCGAGTTCCCACAGCTCCCCGACGAGAGCGTCCCGGTCGGCGCGGACGAAACGGACAACGTCGAGCGCCGCCGCTGGGGGTTCGACGACCTCCGCGAGTTGCCCGACGAGATCACCCCGCACTACGATCTCGGGGAGGAACTGGACGTCATCGACGAGGCCCGCGGCGCGAAGACGACCGGCGCCGGCTTCTACTTCCTCAAGGGCGACGGCGCTCGCTTAGAGCACGCGCTGATCCAGTTCATGCTCGACGTTCACCGCGAGCAGGGGTACGTCGACGTCCTGCCGCCGGTGCCGGTCAAGAGTACGGCGATGCGCGGGACCGGCCAGTTCCCCAAGTTCGTCGACGACGCCTACCGGCTGGGCGGGAGCAACGAGGACGCCTACGACGACGAGGACCTCTGGCTCTGTCCGACCGCGGAGGTGTCGGTCACCAACATGTACGTCGACGAGATCCTGCTCGACGACGACCTCCCGTTGAAACACCAGGCCTACAGCCCGAACTTCCGGCGAGAGGCCGGCGAACACGGCACCGAGACCCGCGGGATCGTTCGCGTCCACCAGTTCAACAAGGTCGAACTGGTGAACTTCGTCCGCCCCGAGGAGAGCGGGGAGCGCCTCGAGAGCCTCGTCGGCGAGGCCGAGGAGGTCCTCCGTCGGCTCGGGCTTCCGTACCGGATCCTCGAGCTGTGTACCGGCGACCTCGGCTTCGCCAGCGCGAAGACCTACGACATCGAGGCCTGGGCGCCCGGCGACGACATGGAGGACGGCCCCGAGGAGGGCGGTCGCTGGCTCGAGGTCTCGAGCGCCTCGAACTTCGAGGCGTTCCAGTCCCGACGCGCCGGCCTGCGCTACCGCCCCGAGCGTCACGAGTCGGCCGAGTACCTCCACACGCTGAACGCCTCCGGGCTGGCGCTGCCGCGGGTGATGGTCGCGATCCTCGAGTACTACCAGAACGAGGACGGAACCGTGACGATTCCCGAGGCGCTGCGCCCCTACATGGGCGGCCAGGAGGTCATCGAGGGCCACGAGAAGGTCGGCGAGAGCGCGCTGGGAGCGGGCGAGCGGGAGTGA
- a CDS encoding ABC transporter permease has translation MATTPESHDHASAERLSSRVHLRQAAAFTERSLREVGNSWTMLLTIVALAPGMQLLYTSQGGGMSPATIASWAIGTGVFGAIYVCLYVFGYQLSSDLEDRRYAAYRSMPISPVAELSGRMLAGLALAATTFALTLGAGAATGGSFGLRGLESVPVVVLAFALTCAVWMIVAVPFVVYAKNERVAEYAVPLIAIAGYILTGFNGVVAEMSFVDGDALNYLPNTLPTRVLVYHLVPDADWTAIGAAPPAAPAGPEYVALLVIYAAVALAIGAVLFNRVLYERGWW, from the coding sequence ATGGCGACGACACCGGAATCACACGATCACGCTTCCGCGGAGCGCCTCTCCTCGAGAGTCCACCTCCGACAGGCCGCGGCGTTTACCGAACGAAGCCTCCGAGAGGTGGGCAACAGCTGGACGATGCTCCTCACGATCGTCGCGCTCGCGCCCGGAATGCAGCTGCTGTACACCTCCCAGGGGGGCGGGATGTCCCCTGCCACGATCGCGAGCTGGGCGATCGGAACCGGCGTCTTCGGGGCGATCTACGTCTGCCTCTACGTCTTCGGCTACCAGCTCTCGAGCGACCTGGAGGACCGCCGCTACGCGGCATATCGGTCGATGCCAATATCGCCGGTCGCGGAGCTCTCCGGTCGAATGCTCGCCGGGCTGGCGCTGGCGGCGACGACGTTCGCGCTGACCCTCGGCGCGGGAGCCGCGACGGGCGGCTCGTTCGGCCTCCGCGGCCTCGAGTCGGTTCCGGTCGTCGTCCTGGCGTTCGCGCTCACGTGCGCCGTGTGGATGATCGTCGCCGTTCCGTTCGTCGTCTACGCGAAGAACGAGCGCGTCGCCGAGTACGCGGTGCCGCTGATAGCGATCGCCGGCTACATCCTGACCGGGTTCAACGGCGTCGTCGCGGAGATGTCGTTCGTCGACGGAGACGCGCTGAACTACCTCCCGAACACCCTGCCGACCCGCGTGCTGGTGTACCACCTCGTGCCGGACGCGGACTGGACGGCGATCGGCGCCGCACCACCCGCGGCGCCGGCCGGCCCCGAGTACGTCGCACTCCTGGTGATTTACGCCGCGGTCGCTCTCGCCATCGGCGCGGTGCTGTTCAACAGAGTCCTGTACGAGCGGGGGTGGTGGTGA
- a CDS encoding potassium channel family protein: MSRVFLVLGAIVLLAAIVDILWTTLWVDGGSGPLSARLASRIWSGLRRLSRHRPRIRSLAGPVILTATLAMWIGLIWTGWTLLFAGGQNALLDTQTGEPASWVGRLYYVAYTMFTNGNGDYTPNGSTWELASSFTTATGMLFVTLGVSYVLSVLGAVSEKRAFANGVTGLGDRGEAFVRASWSRGDFEGIDLPLESLASQLDLLAEQHKSYPILHYYHSENGEQASAMAVPIFDEALTLYRHGVPDEHQPPAPLVEAARSSVDSYLDTLDGAFIDSADDVPPPPELERLREEGIPTAPAAAFEDDLEGLGERRRKLLGMIESDARHWPPLEEGE; encoded by the coding sequence ATGAGTCGCGTATTTCTGGTCCTCGGAGCCATCGTTCTGCTGGCGGCGATCGTCGACATCCTCTGGACGACCCTCTGGGTCGACGGCGGCTCGGGACCGCTCTCGGCGCGGCTGGCCTCCAGGATCTGGAGCGGTCTGCGACGGCTGAGTCGACACCGCCCCAGGATTCGCAGTCTCGCCGGCCCGGTCATCCTCACGGCGACGCTGGCGATGTGGATCGGGCTCATCTGGACCGGCTGGACGTTGCTCTTCGCCGGCGGCCAGAACGCCTTACTCGACACTCAGACCGGCGAGCCGGCCTCGTGGGTGGGGCGGCTCTACTACGTCGCCTACACGATGTTCACGAACGGGAACGGCGACTACACGCCCAACGGGTCGACCTGGGAGCTCGCCAGCTCCTTTACCACCGCGACGGGGATGCTGTTCGTCACCCTCGGCGTCTCCTACGTGCTCTCGGTGCTCGGCGCGGTCTCGGAGAAGCGGGCGTTCGCCAACGGCGTCACCGGCCTCGGCGACCGGGGCGAGGCGTTCGTCCGGGCCAGCTGGTCGCGCGGGGACTTCGAGGGGATCGATCTCCCCCTCGAGAGTCTCGCCTCACAGCTCGATCTGCTCGCCGAACAGCACAAGTCCTACCCGATCCTGCACTACTACCACAGCGAGAACGGTGAACAGGCCTCGGCGATGGCCGTCCCGATCTTCGACGAGGCGCTGACGCTGTACCGTCACGGCGTTCCCGACGAACACCAGCCGCCGGCTCCGCTGGTCGAGGCCGCCCGCTCGAGCGTCGACAGCTACCTCGACACCCTCGACGGCGCGTTCATCGACTCCGCCGACGACGTTCCGCCGCCGCCGGAACTCGAGCGCCTGCGCGAGGAGGGGATCCCAACGGCTCCGGCGGCGGCGTTCGAAGACGACCTCGAGGGGCTGGGCGAGCGACGCCGAAAGCTCCTCGGGATGATCGAGTCCGACGCCCGCCACTGGCCGCCGCTCGAAGAGGGGGAGTGA
- a CDS encoding fluoride efflux transporter FluC, translating into MIPDLEPAHVVGTGGAIGALLRHWVYLHVTWEDVPVATLAVNVIGSFLFGAAVFAGAGESTIQFLGIGICGSFTTFSSFSVETVQIWERGDRKLAAINAGANLLVSLAAIGFAWLLVGFA; encoded by the coding sequence GTGATCCCGGACCTCGAGCCCGCCCACGTCGTCGGCACCGGCGGCGCGATCGGCGCCCTGCTGCGCCACTGGGTCTACCTCCACGTCACCTGGGAGGACGTCCCGGTGGCGACGCTCGCGGTCAACGTCATCGGGAGCTTCCTCTTCGGCGCGGCGGTGTTCGCTGGCGCTGGAGAGTCGACGATCCAGTTTCTGGGAATCGGGATCTGCGGCTCCTTTACGACGTTCTCGTCGTTTTCGGTCGAAACCGTTCAGATATGGGAGCGCGGCGACCGCAAACTCGCCGCGATCAACGCCGGCGCGAACCTGCTCGTCTCGCTCGCGGCGATCGGCTTCGCCTGGCTGCTCGTGGGGTTCGCGTAG
- a CDS encoding winged helix-turn-helix domain-containing protein — translation MEFDKLVHQPTRLQIFAYLYAHGEASFTELKEELEITEGNLASHIGTMEDANCVAVEKRFVDRKPQTTYRLTERGESLFEDHVETLERLIEGLDE, via the coding sequence ATGGAGTTCGACAAACTCGTCCACCAGCCGACGCGGCTACAGATATTCGCCTATCTCTACGCCCACGGCGAGGCGAGCTTCACCGAACTCAAAGAGGAACTCGAGATCACCGAGGGGAACCTCGCGAGCCACATCGGCACGATGGAGGACGCGAACTGCGTCGCCGTCGAAAAGCGGTTCGTCGACCGCAAGCCGCAGACGACCTACCGGCTCACGGAGCGCGGCGAGTCGCTGTTCGAGGACCACGTCGAAACTCTGGAGCGGCTCATCGAGGGCCTCGACGAGTAA
- a CDS encoding helix-turn-helix domain-containing protein: MATIAEFRLGTAGTALGSTLTQHPSIDCEFERVVESEHPAVWFRDTERDTVDAALEADPSVDRFEPLTGDDGRWLYEIEFGDEFWTLGELFLSHRGTLLSAKGRADGWVLRVRYPDRDYLRLTYEELRETDAAVDVGRIYDLTEESSLEIGLTPEQYEALTAAVEHGYFEIPRRISMQNLATELDISHQALSERLRRAYGTLANAELTAVSDPEPAELD; this comes from the coding sequence ATGGCAACCATCGCAGAGTTTCGCCTGGGAACGGCTGGCACGGCCCTCGGATCGACGCTCACGCAGCATCCGTCGATCGACTGCGAGTTCGAACGCGTCGTCGAATCGGAGCACCCCGCCGTCTGGTTCAGAGACACCGAGCGCGACACCGTCGACGCCGCACTCGAGGCGGATCCGTCGGTCGACCGGTTCGAACCGCTCACCGGCGACGACGGCCGGTGGCTGTACGAGATCGAGTTCGGTGACGAGTTCTGGACACTCGGGGAGCTCTTTCTCTCCCACCGCGGAACCCTGCTCAGCGCGAAGGGGCGAGCCGACGGCTGGGTGTTGCGCGTGCGCTATCCCGACCGCGACTACCTGCGTCTGACCTACGAGGAGCTCCGGGAGACGGACGCCGCGGTCGACGTCGGCCGGATCTACGACCTGACCGAGGAGTCGTCGCTCGAGATCGGACTCACCCCCGAACAGTACGAGGCGCTGACGGCGGCCGTCGAGCACGGCTACTTCGAGATTCCGCGTCGGATCTCGATGCAGAACCTCGCGACCGAGCTCGACATCTCCCACCAGGCGCTCTCCGAGCGGCTCCGGCGGGCCTACGGGACGCTGGCGAACGCCGAGCTCACCGCGGTTTCCGACCCCGAGCCCGCCGAGCTGGACTGA
- a CDS encoding cation diffusion facilitator family transporter gives MDGDEDRRRFARASWANVIGNAVKIVVEGAVGITFGSVALIADAAHSVADLVASVVVLVWGRSTFDEPDDTHPHGHDRIEPLTALFVGAVIALLGLNLLYESIRGIVFGVDVEPSYLLLVALAFAIATMYLVYRYTEAVNEEVGSTALAALAKDCLNDIYTSFAAAVGVLGVLLGVPLLDPVAGGLVSILVIYQGVVIGRENVDYLIGAAPSSEKRERITHILRSHPDVEGVHDLAVYYDGTVLEVEVHVEVDGDMPFRQAHDIETDLVDSLRDLEDVGDAHVHLDPSGIGEWKDVPERR, from the coding sequence ATGGACGGAGACGAGGATCGCCGCCGCTTCGCTCGCGCCTCGTGGGCGAACGTGATCGGGAACGCGGTGAAGATCGTCGTCGAGGGCGCGGTCGGCATCACCTTCGGTAGTGTCGCCCTGATCGCCGACGCCGCCCACTCCGTGGCCGACCTCGTCGCCAGCGTCGTCGTCCTCGTCTGGGGCCGGAGCACGTTCGACGAACCCGACGACACCCACCCCCACGGTCACGACCGGATCGAGCCGCTGACCGCCCTGTTCGTCGGCGCGGTGATCGCGCTGCTCGGACTGAACCTGCTGTACGAGTCGATCCGGGGGATCGTCTTCGGGGTCGACGTCGAACCCAGCTACCTCCTGCTCGTCGCGCTGGCGTTCGCGATCGCCACGATGTACCTCGTCTACCGCTACACCGAGGCGGTCAACGAGGAGGTCGGCTCGACGGCGCTCGCGGCGCTCGCGAAGGACTGCCTCAACGACATCTACACCTCCTTCGCCGCGGCCGTCGGCGTCCTCGGCGTGTTGCTAGGGGTGCCCCTGCTCGATCCCGTCGCCGGCGGACTCGTCAGCATCCTCGTCATCTACCAGGGGGTCGTCATCGGCCGCGAGAACGTCGACTACCTGATCGGGGCCGCGCCCTCGAGTGAAAAACGCGAGCGGATCACGCACATTCTCCGCTCACACCCCGACGTCGAGGGCGTCCACGACCTGGCGGTGTACTACGACGGGACGGTACTCGAGGTCGAGGTTCACGTCGAGGTCGACGGCGACATGCCGTTCCGGCAGGCTCACGACATCGAGACCGACCTCGTCGATTCGCTGCGCGACCTCGAGGACGTCGGCGACGCCCACGTCCACCTCGACCCCTCGGGGATCGGCGAGTGGAAGGACGTCCCCGAACGGCGGTGA
- a CDS encoding CrcB family protein gives MADAHPLVRLETLALIGIGGFAGSNLRFFALGQLPEVYAVLLVNVLGSLALGFLVYEAQYSGIVDRKARLVFTTGFLSSLTTYSTFAVQTATAGGPLLALGIVAANYGIGFTGVLAGRGLARRFRGDRR, from the coding sequence ATGGCAGACGCCCACCCCCTCGTTCGACTCGAGACGCTCGCACTCATCGGCATCGGCGGCTTCGCCGGCTCGAACCTGCGGTTTTTCGCGTTGGGACAGCTCCCGGAGGTCTATGCGGTGTTGCTCGTCAACGTCCTCGGGAGCCTCGCGCTCGGGTTTCTGGTGTACGAAGCCCAGTACTCCGGAATCGTCGACCGGAAGGCGCGGCTCGTCTTCACCACCGGTTTTCTCTCCTCGCTGACGACCTACAGCACGTTCGCGGTGCAGACGGCGACCGCGGGCGGCCCGCTGCTCGCCCTTGGGATCGTCGCCGCGAACTACGGGATCGGCTTTACGGGCGTGCTCGCCGGCCGCGGCCTCGCGCGGCGGTTCCGGGGTGATCGGCGGTGA
- a CDS encoding SDR family oxidoreductase — MPELLSDRTAVVTGAASGIGREIAHTYARHGASVVVADVQEAPREEGTPTHEWIADETGADTRFVECDVTDRADLEASVDAADEFGGLDVMVNNAGIVGPVAPIQEIDREEYDRLRSINLDGVYFGCQVAADRLLERGEGGSIINMSSAAGMVGYPNISPYNVAKGGVRLLTYGLAAELGPHGVRVNAIHPGVIETEMTRSDFPIVGTEEGEETMETIPLRRFGTPEDVASVATFLASDLASYVTAESIVVDGGQLNTA; from the coding sequence ATGCCCGAACTACTCTCCGACAGGACAGCGGTCGTCACCGGCGCGGCCAGCGGAATCGGTCGCGAGATCGCCCACACCTACGCCCGCCACGGCGCGAGCGTCGTCGTCGCCGACGTCCAGGAGGCCCCGCGGGAGGAGGGGACGCCGACCCACGAGTGGATCGCCGACGAAACCGGCGCCGACACGCGGTTCGTCGAGTGCGACGTGACCGACCGGGCGGATCTCGAGGCCTCGGTCGACGCCGCCGACGAGTTCGGCGGACTGGACGTGATGGTGAACAACGCGGGGATCGTCGGCCCCGTCGCCCCGATCCAGGAGATAGACCGCGAGGAGTACGACCGGCTCCGGTCGATCAACCTTGACGGCGTGTATTTCGGCTGCCAGGTCGCCGCCGACCGGCTGCTCGAGCGCGGAGAAGGCGGTAGCATCATCAACATGTCGAGCGCCGCCGGGATGGTCGGCTACCCGAACATCTCGCCGTACAACGTCGCGAAGGGGGGCGTTCGCCTGCTCACTTACGGACTGGCGGCCGAACTCGGCCCGCACGGTGTTCGGGTGAACGCGATCCACCCGGGGGTCATCGAGACCGAGATGACCCGCAGCGACTTCCCGATCGTCGGCACCGAGGAGGGCGAGGAGACGATGGAGACGATCCCGTTGCGGCGCTTCGGGACCCCCGAAGACGTCGCCAGCGTCGCGACGTTCCTCGCGAGCGACCTCGCGAGCTACGTCACCGCGGAGTCGATCGTCGTCGACGGCGGTCAGCTCAACACGGCCTGA